One segment of Sander vitreus isolate 19-12246 chromosome 20, sanVit1, whole genome shotgun sequence DNA contains the following:
- the ddo gene encoding D-aspartate oxidase isoform X2 → MTDSELKRFPDHTFGQAFTTIKCECSSYLPWLEKSFRKAGGQVEQRKLDSLEELINSYDIIVNCSGLGSKTLVGDNKVYPVRGQVLRVEVPWLKHFIRDGDGKTYIYPGIHSVTVGGTRQEGDWRLQADEGDTKGILERCSELEPSISKAKVLSEWVGLRPSRRNPRVEKELVWLQGRRMPVVHNYGHGGWGVTLAWGTALDALGLVRQCLHEMPLQANL, encoded by the exons ATGACTGACAGTGAATTAAAACGATTTCCAGATCACACGTTTGGCCAGGCGTTCACCACCATAAAATGTGAATGTTCCAGCTACCTGCCTTGGCTCGAGAAGAG TTTCAGAAAAGCTGGAGGCCAAGTGGAACAGAGGAAACTCGACAGTCTTGAGGAATTAATCAACAGCTATGATATCATTGTCAACTGCTCTGGTCTGGGCTCCAAAACACTGGTGGGTGacaacaaggtgtacccggtcagAGGCCAGGTCCTCAGGGTGGAGGTCCCCTGGCTGAAGCACTTCATCAGAGATGGAGACGGAAAGACCTACATCTACCCCGGCATACACAGCGTCACTGTGGGCGGCACCAGGCAGGAGGGGGACTGGCGACTACAAGCGGACGAAGGGGACACTAAAGGCATCCTGGAGCGCTGCAGCGAGCTGGAGCCGTCCATCAGCAAAGCTAAAGTTCTCAGCGAGTGGGTGGGTCTGAGGCCGAGCAGGAGGAACCCGAGGGTGGAGAAGGAGCTGGTGTGGCTGCAGGGTCGCAGGATGCCTGTGGTCCACAACTACGGCCACGGAGGCTGGGGAGTCACCCTCGCCTGGGGTACTGCCCTGGACGCACTGGGGCTGGTAAGGCAGTGCCTTCATGAAATGCCGCTACAGGCTAATCTTTGA
- the zbtb24 gene encoding zinc finger and BTB domain-containing protein 24 isoform X2: MSQNATARTSSLMALHSDSHKQSILSKFDKLRKRDLLCDITLVVEDVHFKAHKALLAASSEYFSLMFMAEDQISQSTYRLDGMAAAMFAAVLEFIYSAQVSVEESATEQLLATAHVMAVNDLVKVLNELTHSAAVVRGEEVKADITQVPDQPKRKRGRPKKKELETELEGTSAPCDSSEGGLVGDTDCDDTVTESQAKDNADYKPEAHQSRQSKRKIRPPVKYKSYKVVSDTAVSKEPGKKGRKRKYPNTEARCEDCGKVFKNHLFLKIHQRTHTGEKPFQCLVCGKGFSQKHTLLVHQRMHTGEKPFVCIVCSKALSTKHSLQEHMNLHKEDKSFSCDTCGKTFTQKRQLHSHYRVHTGKSLPECAKCHHKFMDTAQLKKHLRTHTGEKPFTCEICGKCFSAKSTLQTHIRIHRGEKPYDCSICNKSFSDPSARRRHVASHSGKKPFTCSSCGLSFTRLDNLNTHTKSHNKERAATTKATSDAPHATEPPEEEEVHNILQLQPYQLPSTSEQELQLVVTGDVDNINFAPGQNQEISIITTEGEAAESSHSRLTLLTQSPGNVQNVALVTQGGVVDQSPQIQTISLLQGQMNHQPEQMHVLTLSKEAMEQLQAPHGAPHTLQIAQRAVQQLQVMHQPIQQLAVGQVGREHTHSQAIHISSQSNQPISISQTSEQISSHHIQGQTFQIQAGTVSYLYTTGLPQES, from the exons ATGTCTCAGAACGCAACAGCTAGGACCTCATCACTCATGGCCCTCCATTCAGATTCACATAAGCAGAGCATCCTGAGCAAATTCGACAAGCTCAGGAAAAGAGACCTACTGTGCGACATCACTCTTGTTGTGGAAGACGTGCACTTCAAGGCACACAAAGCCCTGCTGGCAGCAAGCAGCGAGTACTTCTCCCTCATGTTCATGGCAGAAGATCAGATCAGTCAGTCGACCTACCGGCTGGATGGCATGGCAGCTGCGATGTTTGCAGCAGTGTTGGAGTTCATCTACAGCGCCCAGGTGTCTGTAGAGGAGAGCGCCACTGAGCAGCTTCTGGCCACGGCTCATGTTATGGCGGTAAACGATCTTGTCAAGGTGCTCAATGAACTCACACACTCTGCTGCAGTGGTTAGAGGCGAGGAGGTAAAGGCTGACATAACCCAGGTGCCAGATCAGCCGAAACGCAAAAGAGGACggccaaagaaaaaagaacttGAAACAGAGTTGGAGGGGACAAGTGCACCATGTGATAGCTCAGAGGGGGGACTGGTTGGAGATACGGACTGTGATGATACAGTAACTGAGTCACAAGCTAAAGACAATGCAGATTACAAGCCAGAAGCCCACCAGAGCCGGCAGAGCAAACGCAAAATCAGGCCACCGGTGAAATACAAGAGCTACAAGGTGGTCAGCGACACAGCAGTAAGCAAAGAGCCTGGGAAGAAAGGCAGGAAAAGGAAATACCCCAACACTGAGGCCCGCTGTGAGGACTGTGGCAAAGTATTCAAAAATCACCTCTTTTTAAAGATTCACCAGAGGACTCATACAG gagAGAAGCCTTTTCAGTGCCTGGTTTGTGGAAAGGGTTTTTCCCAGAAGCATACTTTGCTGGTTCACCAGCGCATGCACACTGGAGAAAAGCCGTTTGTCTGCATTGTCTGCTCCAAAGCGCTCTCCACCAAACACTCCCTACAAGAGCACATGAACCTCCATAAAG AAGACAAATCCTTCAGCTGTGATACATGTGGAAAGACGTTCACTCAGAAGAGGCAACTTCATAGCCATTACAGAGTTCATACAG GCAAATCATTACCAGAATGTGCCAAGTGTCATCACAAGTTTATGGACACAGCTCAGCTGAAAAAGCAcctgagaactcacacag gtGAGAAGCCTTTTACTTGTGAGATTTGTGGAAAGTGTTTTTCAGCCAAAAGCACTCTGCAGACTCATATCAGAATTCACAG AGGGGAGAAGCCATATGACTGCAGCATCTGCAACAAATCCTTCTCGGACCCTAGCGCGAGACGGCGACATGTCGCCTCTCACTCAGGGAAGAAACCCTTCACGTGCTCCTCCTGTGGCCTGTCGTTTACCCGCCTGGACAATCTGAATACACACACCAAATCTCACAACAAGGAGAGAGCTGCGACAACAAAAGCCACATCAGATGCTCCCCACGCCACAGAGCcaccggaggaggaggaggtacaCAACATCCTGCAGCTGCAGCCGTACCAGCTGCCCTCCACCTCTGAACAGGAGCTCCAGCTGGTGGTGACGGGAGATGTGGACAACATTAACTTTGCACCGGGGCAGAACCAGGAGATCAGCATCATCACCACTGAGGGGGAGGCGGCAGAATCGTCCCACTCCAGACTCACCCTCCTCACCCAGTCGCCAGGAAACGTGCAGAACGTGGCTTTGGTGACTCAGGGCGGCGTGGTGGACCAGAGCCCTCAGATTCAGACTATCAGTTTGCTGCAGGGCCAAATGAACCACCAGCCGGAGCAGATGCACGTCCTCACTCTCAGTAAAGAGGCGATGGAGCAGCTACAGGCCCCGCACGGTGCCCCGCACACCCTTCAGATAGCACAACGGGCGGTCCAGCAGTTGCAGGTGATGCACCAGCCCATCCAGCAGCTCGCTGTGGGACAGGTGGGcagggagcacacacacagtcaggcaATTCACATCAGCAGCCAGAGCAACCAGCCCATCTCCATCAGCCAGACCAGCGAGCAGATCTCCAGCCACCACATCCAGGGACAGACGTTCCAGATCCAGGCAGGGACCGTCTCCTACCTGTACACCACCGGGCTGCCGCAGGAGAGCTGA
- the ddo gene encoding D-aspartate oxidase isoform X1: MKSVRVVVVGAGVIGFSTAVCIAEALPFCSITLLAEKFSPYTTSDGAAGILFAAEFPDIPMGRQKRWFKYSFDHLLAIAQSKHSLEAGVMLTSGWQIFRDIPADKKPFWSEFVIGFRVMTDSELKRFPDHTFGQAFTTIKCECSSYLPWLEKSFRKAGGQVEQRKLDSLEELINSYDIIVNCSGLGSKTLVGDNKVYPVRGQVLRVEVPWLKHFIRDGDGKTYIYPGIHSVTVGGTRQEGDWRLQADEGDTKGILERCSELEPSISKAKVLSEWVGLRPSRRNPRVEKELVWLQGRRMPVVHNYGHGGWGVTLAWGTALDALGLVRQCLHEMPLQANL; the protein is encoded by the exons ATGAAAAGTGTTCGAGTCGTGGTGGTGGGAGCAGGTGTGATCGGCTTCTCCACTGCGGTCTGCATCGCCGAGGCTCTTCCTTTCTGCTCCATTACTCTGCTGGCTGAGAAGTTCAGTCCATACACCACCAGTGATGGAGCTGCTGGGATCCTGTTTGCTGCAGAGTTTCCAG ATATTCCCATGGGAAGACAAAAACGCTGGTTCAAGTACAGCTTTGATCACCTGTTGGCCATTGCTCAATCCAAACACTCACTGGAAGCTGGAGTAATGCTGACCTCTGG ctggcAAATTTTCAGGGACATTCCAGCCGATAAGAAGCCCTTCTGGTCAGAGTTTGTGATCGGCTTTCGAGTCATGACTGACAGTGAATTAAAACGATTTCCAGATCACACGTTTGGCCAGGCGTTCACCACCATAAAATGTGAATGTTCCAGCTACCTGCCTTGGCTCGAGAAGAG TTTCAGAAAAGCTGGAGGCCAAGTGGAACAGAGGAAACTCGACAGTCTTGAGGAATTAATCAACAGCTATGATATCATTGTCAACTGCTCTGGTCTGGGCTCCAAAACACTGGTGGGTGacaacaaggtgtacccggtcagAGGCCAGGTCCTCAGGGTGGAGGTCCCCTGGCTGAAGCACTTCATCAGAGATGGAGACGGAAAGACCTACATCTACCCCGGCATACACAGCGTCACTGTGGGCGGCACCAGGCAGGAGGGGGACTGGCGACTACAAGCGGACGAAGGGGACACTAAAGGCATCCTGGAGCGCTGCAGCGAGCTGGAGCCGTCCATCAGCAAAGCTAAAGTTCTCAGCGAGTGGGTGGGTCTGAGGCCGAGCAGGAGGAACCCGAGGGTGGAGAAGGAGCTGGTGTGGCTGCAGGGTCGCAGGATGCCTGTGGTCCACAACTACGGCCACGGAGGCTGGGGAGTCACCCTCGCCTGGGGTACTGCCCTGGACGCACTGGGGCTGGTAAGGCAGTGCCTTCATGAAATGCCGCTACAGGCTAATCTTTGA
- the zbtb24 gene encoding zinc finger and BTB domain-containing protein 24 isoform X1 has translation MNRRDWFEGKMSQNATARTSSLMALHSDSHKQSILSKFDKLRKRDLLCDITLVVEDVHFKAHKALLAASSEYFSLMFMAEDQISQSTYRLDGMAAAMFAAVLEFIYSAQVSVEESATEQLLATAHVMAVNDLVKVLNELTHSAAVVRGEEVKADITQVPDQPKRKRGRPKKKELETELEGTSAPCDSSEGGLVGDTDCDDTVTESQAKDNADYKPEAHQSRQSKRKIRPPVKYKSYKVVSDTAVSKEPGKKGRKRKYPNTEARCEDCGKVFKNHLFLKIHQRTHTGEKPFQCLVCGKGFSQKHTLLVHQRMHTGEKPFVCIVCSKALSTKHSLQEHMNLHKEDKSFSCDTCGKTFTQKRQLHSHYRVHTGKSLPECAKCHHKFMDTAQLKKHLRTHTGEKPFTCEICGKCFSAKSTLQTHIRIHRGEKPYDCSICNKSFSDPSARRRHVASHSGKKPFTCSSCGLSFTRLDNLNTHTKSHNKERAATTKATSDAPHATEPPEEEEVHNILQLQPYQLPSTSEQELQLVVTGDVDNINFAPGQNQEISIITTEGEAAESSHSRLTLLTQSPGNVQNVALVTQGGVVDQSPQIQTISLLQGQMNHQPEQMHVLTLSKEAMEQLQAPHGAPHTLQIAQRAVQQLQVMHQPIQQLAVGQVGREHTHSQAIHISSQSNQPISISQTSEQISSHHIQGQTFQIQAGTVSYLYTTGLPQES, from the exons AT GAACAGAAGGGATTGGTTTGAGGGGAAGATGTCTCAGAACGCAACAGCTAGGACCTCATCACTCATGGCCCTCCATTCAGATTCACATAAGCAGAGCATCCTGAGCAAATTCGACAAGCTCAGGAAAAGAGACCTACTGTGCGACATCACTCTTGTTGTGGAAGACGTGCACTTCAAGGCACACAAAGCCCTGCTGGCAGCAAGCAGCGAGTACTTCTCCCTCATGTTCATGGCAGAAGATCAGATCAGTCAGTCGACCTACCGGCTGGATGGCATGGCAGCTGCGATGTTTGCAGCAGTGTTGGAGTTCATCTACAGCGCCCAGGTGTCTGTAGAGGAGAGCGCCACTGAGCAGCTTCTGGCCACGGCTCATGTTATGGCGGTAAACGATCTTGTCAAGGTGCTCAATGAACTCACACACTCTGCTGCAGTGGTTAGAGGCGAGGAGGTAAAGGCTGACATAACCCAGGTGCCAGATCAGCCGAAACGCAAAAGAGGACggccaaagaaaaaagaacttGAAACAGAGTTGGAGGGGACAAGTGCACCATGTGATAGCTCAGAGGGGGGACTGGTTGGAGATACGGACTGTGATGATACAGTAACTGAGTCACAAGCTAAAGACAATGCAGATTACAAGCCAGAAGCCCACCAGAGCCGGCAGAGCAAACGCAAAATCAGGCCACCGGTGAAATACAAGAGCTACAAGGTGGTCAGCGACACAGCAGTAAGCAAAGAGCCTGGGAAGAAAGGCAGGAAAAGGAAATACCCCAACACTGAGGCCCGCTGTGAGGACTGTGGCAAAGTATTCAAAAATCACCTCTTTTTAAAGATTCACCAGAGGACTCATACAG gagAGAAGCCTTTTCAGTGCCTGGTTTGTGGAAAGGGTTTTTCCCAGAAGCATACTTTGCTGGTTCACCAGCGCATGCACACTGGAGAAAAGCCGTTTGTCTGCATTGTCTGCTCCAAAGCGCTCTCCACCAAACACTCCCTACAAGAGCACATGAACCTCCATAAAG AAGACAAATCCTTCAGCTGTGATACATGTGGAAAGACGTTCACTCAGAAGAGGCAACTTCATAGCCATTACAGAGTTCATACAG GCAAATCATTACCAGAATGTGCCAAGTGTCATCACAAGTTTATGGACACAGCTCAGCTGAAAAAGCAcctgagaactcacacag gtGAGAAGCCTTTTACTTGTGAGATTTGTGGAAAGTGTTTTTCAGCCAAAAGCACTCTGCAGACTCATATCAGAATTCACAG AGGGGAGAAGCCATATGACTGCAGCATCTGCAACAAATCCTTCTCGGACCCTAGCGCGAGACGGCGACATGTCGCCTCTCACTCAGGGAAGAAACCCTTCACGTGCTCCTCCTGTGGCCTGTCGTTTACCCGCCTGGACAATCTGAATACACACACCAAATCTCACAACAAGGAGAGAGCTGCGACAACAAAAGCCACATCAGATGCTCCCCACGCCACAGAGCcaccggaggaggaggaggtacaCAACATCCTGCAGCTGCAGCCGTACCAGCTGCCCTCCACCTCTGAACAGGAGCTCCAGCTGGTGGTGACGGGAGATGTGGACAACATTAACTTTGCACCGGGGCAGAACCAGGAGATCAGCATCATCACCACTGAGGGGGAGGCGGCAGAATCGTCCCACTCCAGACTCACCCTCCTCACCCAGTCGCCAGGAAACGTGCAGAACGTGGCTTTGGTGACTCAGGGCGGCGTGGTGGACCAGAGCCCTCAGATTCAGACTATCAGTTTGCTGCAGGGCCAAATGAACCACCAGCCGGAGCAGATGCACGTCCTCACTCTCAGTAAAGAGGCGATGGAGCAGCTACAGGCCCCGCACGGTGCCCCGCACACCCTTCAGATAGCACAACGGGCGGTCCAGCAGTTGCAGGTGATGCACCAGCCCATCCAGCAGCTCGCTGTGGGACAGGTGGGcagggagcacacacacagtcaggcaATTCACATCAGCAGCCAGAGCAACCAGCCCATCTCCATCAGCCAGACCAGCGAGCAGATCTCCAGCCACCACATCCAGGGACAGACGTTCCAGATCCAGGCAGGGACCGTCTCCTACCTGTACACCACCGGGCTGCCGCAGGAGAGCTGA